The DNA region AAACTCTTTTGTACAACATGTTCTGCTGCCTAAATTACATCATATATATAGCCCTTACGATCCTGGGGAACCCTCTACCCTTAAAAAATCGACCAAATATGAGGCTTCACGGCAAAAAAGGTTTGCAAGCTCAAAAAAACCAAACCTGTGACCTTGAGTACGAAAGAATTATAGTGACCAGATCGCTAATGCAGCAATCCGACACAAGTTTGTCGCAcaacatgaaaaaaattcagtGAACAACACATCTCAGGAGCATGAGCAGCTAAAAACTCACTGGACCTGCCCCTCTGAAACCTACCAAGGGTCCCTTACCCTGATAGGATACATTTACAATGACTCTTACTGCTGCTGCATTGACTGCAAGAGATCTCAAAGTGCCTGTGGCCGACAAAAATGAAGGTTTACCTTTGGAAACCAGTCGCATTGTTGTTATTTGACGAGGCAGAGAAAAATGCAGCCTGCTTGACAGTAGCAGATTTCAGAACAGCTGAAGGGCAATCTTGAGCCTGTTCTGCTTCCACTTTGGTAGTTTAGCAAAAGCCTCCTTTGTCATGCCAAACCTTTCTCTGAACTCTGTGGAAGACAGATATATCTGCAATGTGCCAGTATAGTAGTGTTAGGGTTTTGAGACGGTTAGACAATGGTGTCATAAGGACAGCAGGATTTACCTCACGCCTGGTTACATCAATGTCTCTGGCAGGATCGGTGGAAGATGTCCTCAAGCGGTCATATGGGTATACAGGAAGCCCTTCCTCACCTTCTGTCTGACTCTCCTTTACATCCTCCTGTACCGTTGGAGTTGCAATTTGACTATTACTTGCAGGGCTACTTTCCTTGCCATTTGTCTCTGGTTTAGGTTTGCTTGCTTCAGTTTGGGGCTTGTTTCCATCAGGGCTCGCTAGACACCAAAAGAACATAAAGGTAAGAGAACCATGTTTGAAACGTAAAATGCCACTATACCATTCTAAGAATGCAAGCATACCTTTAATTGACTTTGGTATCAGGGTTGGCCTAGGACGCTCAAAAGAAGCCGAAATCGTAGCAATTGAAGCAGCCCTCGGAGGTGGTTTTGAAGAATCAGGGGAGGCGGACTTCGGAAGTTGTTTTCTATCAACTGGTGGAGGAGTTGATAGGTTTCGGGTATTTGGGTTCTCGAAGTTAGCAGCCAATGCATTGAAGGCAGGCGACCTTCCTCTGACTCTTACACGATCAGGACTGAATGACATACTTCTGGAACGTTGAGATTTATCAAGTacaccggatcttccggtgtgTGTTGATGTTGTTGGCCTTCTTTTAGGTTTCTACAAATTTCGTAACCAAGAGTTAGCCTAATTCCAGGAGAAACAGCTTCAGGAAATTGAACTATACATAATGAATGCATGTGCTACCGGCTATTGCCAGTTTGCTACCTTGTATGTTTGTGCaacaacacaacaacaaaaacgCCTTCTaatcccaagcaagttggggtaggctagagatgaataCCCAACAAGAGCCACTAAAAGAGGATAAAAAAAGTAAACAATGTAATAGCAATAATAGTAAAAGGAGATCGATAGTCTTGGTCATGGTTCGGGCACGTGGATTGCTGATTTCTGACTAGGGATAGTTAGCCTTTCGTCTTTGTGGGTTCAACACAAATGTAATAACTAGCAAAGAGTAACCAGAGAAATGAGCCAGTGGCTTCATGCAGTGAGCTTCAATCCATGAACTTTCAGCAAACAAATGTTCCAACACAGAATGCTAGCGTAACTTAAAACAGACACATAATAGCTATACTCCGAACATGTTGATCCAGTCAGGTTGACCTATGGTCCCAACCGTCTAACATAGCTAGAAAAGAGATAATTTAAAAGATTCAAAAGTCAACCAAGACAACTATTAGTATCGGATATAGAAATCTTACATCTATTTTTGGTTTTACTCCATCCCTCACTATAGACAACCTCCTTTCAAATGAGTTACCACGCATCTGAAACAATTCACAAGGCAGAAACCATAAGGTTCACGTGAAGTTTGCACAATACCAAAACCATTGTAATCTAGAAGGAAAGTGCTTACTGCTGATTTTGCAGAGTCCCAAGTGAAGAACCTGGTGAAATATTGGGGTTCGCTTCCTTCAGTGATGACATAAAGTGGTGTTTCTCGTGATACATTCTCCATTAGAATGTCAAGTTCTGTAAATTTCTGCCAAAAAGGAGAGTTGTAAAATATGATGTAAATTTAGACAACTTAATTTGCTTTCTCATTTATAGCATTCTACAAAGAAATTGTGAACTTATCATATACCTCTCCAATGCTCAAAGCATGTGCTCGTATTTTTGTGTCCACGTGTCGTCCAACCCATACGAAAATGCACGAATGacaatccaaaataaatatgTCCTCCGTCATTAAATCATCTTGAGTAAAGTTGAATATTTCTCTAACCTGCAATAGCAGTAGACCAGCATTAATTATTTATCACATTGTTTccataataataatatatgaaGTTCAGCATTGCTCACCTTAAGCACACCTTCATTACCCCCAAGTAGGCCATACATaatattgattcaaaaagaGGAAATGCAGATAAGTAAGGCACATACTGAATTATAAAGACCAAATAAGATAATGAATGGATGCAGTTAAACTTACGAATTCATCTTACCCTTTGAAAATGTACAAGAAAATAAGTGAGGGTCACTTTCTTGATCTCTCACAATCTTCTGGCTGGGGTACTCAGACTTGACACCAAGTAACTTCCAAAACTGATCATATTCTGATCCTTCCTTGAGCAATCTGGACTGAAGATTTGGCTGCGTATATGATCAAAAATGGAAAGGATCAGTGTTGTGGTAGTTTATTTGATAGAGTTGAGCAACCAGGACTGAAACATTCTCAGGTAAAGTATAAACATACAGTTTCTACAAAAGCAATCATTAAGTTAATGTGCAAGTTGGGAGGATAGGATTAGGAAGCAGATATGTCACACAAGTGAAGACTTACTGCAATAACTATGTTCAAGTAACAACATGATGTAGATCTGTCACGCATGGTGAACATTTGCTGCTAGTCAGAGATTTGACAGGAAACAGATGTTGGAAAAGTAACAAGGGAACCAGAATATATCTGCTATGTTGTATGATGGTGTGCAAATAAATCAGAAGATATAAATCTGGTCGTGTGTTTTGTTTCAGTGGCGCATTCGTTTCAGTCTGAAGTGTGAGTTGGTGTGCAtccttttgtgttgttttgttttttggttttgtgtttttgtttgttttgttggCCAACCGGTTTCCTTCTTAATATAATCACATGCAGCTCTCCTGcatgtttgagaaaaaaaaatcatattgaacaaatatgtacataatattattacaaaatTAGCACATATGGTTGTAGTGACTAGTTAGCCATTATGAATGTAGTAATTGACAATCCATATAATGTTTTGAGAAAATGTTTAGTCACCGATTGCCATGAACATTCAAGCTAGTTATAACTGAAAAAGAAACTGAGTCTGAGACATAAACTACCATGTTGAGAATGAGTTGATCAAAGTGCAGTCACAATGTTCGTTTGAATGATCAACCATGTCCACATGAAATAATCAGTGAAAAGTATTCTCATACCTTTATCACATCTAGCTGCCTCTCAGCAAGCTCTTGGTCCATTGACAAGCTTAGATTACCAATCCATGTAAAAACTGTATCTCCGTCATGTAGTATATAACAATAAGAAGAGTTCAGCGATGATGTTGCCTGGAAATAAGTATAATAGAGTAACTATAATTTATGCCAAGTAGTAGAAACATAATCAACTAAGATAACATGGTCATAACATGAACATAGTGCCTTGTCTGGCGAAGATATATTGAAAAAGAAAGTACCGTATCAACTTGAATAGCTTGAATATTCTCTGGTCCTGAACCCTGAATTCGGAAAAGTGCAACCCCATTTTCTGAATAGGTGTCATCCTCAATGCCGTTTTCTGAGACATATTTCTTATACCCAGTACTTGTACCACCCTGTATTTAGTggaaattttttaaaactcGCATATGAAACAATCATATTGCCACTGTAAGGAGATAGAATTCATAGCAGCTTGATCACATGAATTGGTAAAACACCAACCTTGTATATAACCAGGTTCTGAAATATTGGGAAAAACTCAATGGGTTCCTTTCCTTCATAAACGCGAACCTGTGATAACCaaagaaaatgaggttgagatAGTTAAGCAagatttacaaaaaaaaaaaaaaataagacaaaACTGGAAAAATTATTTACCAGAATTGCCTGGAATTTCAGTGACTCAATCATCTTGTCAGCGAGTGAAGTGGCTGCACTCCGTTCCTCCTGTTTATGGAAAAAAGGACCACATGGATAAGTAGCTATTTTCCACCTTAAGTTTTAAGAGGGTAGTAAATGAATGGTCCTCAGAATGGAGTGATTAAGTATATCCACAATTTAGCAATGTCGGTCGGATACAGCAATACAGAATCAATTCCAAGAAGTTAGATGCTTTCATAGTCATCAAGGCCATCTCATATAATTAGGATGACGTACGCTCTGACTAATTTTGAGGATATGCAAAGTATATTCTCATTAATGTAAGTTTTGATTCTCCATAGGGGGCATGAACGGAAAATTTATTTCCACCTTCCAAAATAATGCAAAATGCATAGTTGATACAGTACAGATATGCACtgaataaagaaaaattacctAAGGATCATGACCATTGTATCAATCATATGTGCTACCACGACAGATGGAAAATGCATTAAACAATTACCTGGACACTCTTCTTTCCAAACCAAGTACCAATAAGACATTCCTCTCCATCATCTCCAGGGTAGGTGTATTGAAAGATATAGCAGTCTCCACTGTAGAACTTGCATTGCTCAGAGAATGAAAGGAAAGTCTTTTCGCTACCATTAATGCGCCAAACCTGTAAGATGTGGGGACTGGGGAACATCAGATTTCGTACATCTAAATGAAATTTAGTGTTATGATAGGAGAATGCAAAGTGAATAAGTTCATATATGGCAAGAACAAACTTTGGAATAATAGACGTAAACAAAATGAATTTCCCGTGTGCCTTCTTAATCCCTACTGATGATGAGAATTCAACAAATGTAACAAAGTATTATATTGTGGTACCCTCTCACTGAGCTCATCAAAGGCCGGCTCCCAATGGTTGTGGCCGAGTGGGCCGGCCCAATGCGGCAGCAGCCAGGGGGAGTGTGGTCAGCTTTGATTGGATATAAGGCCAGGGGATCCCTTGGCTAGTCGCCGAGGCCCAGCACCTCCTCCCTCCACTAGCCACACGCCACCGCCTCCCTTCACTTGGCCGGCCGCCCACCATGGGTCGCCATCACCGACACCGAGGCCTTAATCCCTGGCATCCTACCTTCCACAGCTACAACCTCCGCGCAATCCCTCCCACAAATCAAACCTCTAACAATATAATACAACAATACCTCCTTACTTGGCCTATCAAAACAGATGTGATCTTTGGAAGCAGGAAATCACTAGTATAAgaactgtatttttttttttgttttctactacaatGTGGTTATTTGGAAGTGGTGAAAATAATGCTACATTTTTTTCCTGTAACATAATTGCAACTAAACCCTTCCAAGTAGATTTGTGCTCTGACTAACAATCTTGTTCCAGGGTATGGGTATCGTTCTCTCAAGAGCTCGATAAAACAAGAATTCAACAGCTATAACTGAATGCGGTCCGGTTGAAAAATCTTTAG from Phragmites australis chromosome 8, lpPhrAust1.1, whole genome shotgun sequence includes:
- the LOC133927160 gene encoding villin-3-like isoform X2, yielding MAVSMREVDPVFQGAGQKDGLEIWRIEKLQAVPVPKESYGKFFTGDSYIIMKTTALKNGSFRHDIHYWLGKDTSQDEAGTAAIKTVELDAALGGRAVQYREVQGNETEKFLSYFKPCIIPEEGGVASGFRHAEVNEREHVIRLFVCRGKHTVHVKEVPFTRSSLNHDDIFILDTKSKIFQFNGSNSSIQERAKALEVVQYLKDTNHDGKCEVAAVDDGKLMADADAGEFWGFFGGFAPLPRKTFSELNGKDSAFTLKLLCVNKGQTMPIDCEILTRELLDSTKCYLLDCGSEIYVWMGRETTLEERKRAGSVAEELLHEGNRPKSHIIRLMEGFETVIFRSKFDKWPKKADAIVSDESRGKVAALLKRQGFNFKSPAKAAPVKQEPQAQIDCTGNLQVWRINGSEKTFLSFSEQCKFYSGDCYIFQYTYPGDDGEECLIGTWFGKKSVQEERSAATSLADKMIESLKFQAILVRVYEGKEPIEFFPIFQNLVIYKGGTSTGYKKYVSENGIEDDTYSENGVALFRIQGSGPENIQAIQVDTATSSLNSSYCYILHDGDTVFTWIGNLSLSMDQELAERQLDVIKPNLQSRLLKEGSEYDQFWKLLGVKSEYPSQKIVRDQESDPHLFSCTFSKGVLKVREIFNFTQDDLMTEDIFILDCHSCIFVWVGRHVDTKIRAHALSIGEKFTELDILMENVSRETPLYVITEGSEPQYFTRFFTWDSAKSAMRGNSFERRLSIVRDGVKPKIDKPKRRPTTSTHTGRSGVLDKSQRSRSMSFSPDRVRVRGRSPAFNALAANFENPNTRNLSTPPPVDRKQLPKSASPDSSKPPPRAASIATISASFERPRPTLIPKSIKASPDGNKPQTEASKPKPETNGKESSPASNSQIATPTVQEDVKESQTEGEEGLPVYPYDRLRTSSTDPARDIDVTRREIYLSSTEFRERFGMTKEAFAKLPKWKQNRLKIALQLF
- the LOC133927160 gene encoding villin-3-like isoform X1; this encodes MAAPGLAMKHTFSSLLKQKPPKTSPTKSRGTMAVSMREVDPVFQGAGQKDGLEIWRIEKLQAVPVPKESYGKFFTGDSYIIMKTTALKNGSFRHDIHYWLGKDTSQDEAGTAAIKTVELDAALGGRAVQYREVQGNETEKFLSYFKPCIIPEEGGVASGFRHAEVNEREHVIRLFVCRGKHTVHVKEVPFTRSSLNHDDIFILDTKSKIFQFNGSNSSIQERAKALEVVQYLKDTNHDGKCEVAAVDDGKLMADADAGEFWGFFGGFAPLPRKTFSELNGKDSAFTLKLLCVNKGQTMPIDCEILTRELLDSTKCYLLDCGSEIYVWMGRETTLEERKRAGSVAEELLHEGNRPKSHIIRLMEGFETVIFRSKFDKWPKKADAIVSDESRGKVAALLKRQGFNFKSPAKAAPVKQEPQAQIDCTGNLQVWRINGSEKTFLSFSEQCKFYSGDCYIFQYTYPGDDGEECLIGTWFGKKSVQEERSAATSLADKMIESLKFQAILVRVYEGKEPIEFFPIFQNLVIYKGGTSTGYKKYVSENGIEDDTYSENGVALFRIQGSGPENIQAIQVDTATSSLNSSYCYILHDGDTVFTWIGNLSLSMDQELAERQLDVIKPNLQSRLLKEGSEYDQFWKLLGVKSEYPSQKIVRDQESDPHLFSCTFSKGVLKVREIFNFTQDDLMTEDIFILDCHSCIFVWVGRHVDTKIRAHALSIGEKFTELDILMENVSRETPLYVITEGSEPQYFTRFFTWDSAKSAMRGNSFERRLSIVRDGVKPKIDKPKRRPTTSTHTGRSGVLDKSQRSRSMSFSPDRVRVRGRSPAFNALAANFENPNTRNLSTPPPVDRKQLPKSASPDSSKPPPRAASIATISASFERPRPTLIPKSIKASPDGNKPQTEASKPKPETNGKESSPASNSQIATPTVQEDVKESQTEGEEGLPVYPYDRLRTSSTDPARDIDVTRREIYLSSTEFRERFGMTKEAFAKLPKWKQNRLKIALQLF